One window of Methanocalculus alkaliphilus genomic DNA carries:
- the hemB gene encoding porphobilinogen synthase: MFPTTRLRRLRARKLQPLVRETNLTTDDLIAPLFIDETIQHPAPIPSMPGQSRLPLRDLPEAIRRLSSAGIRAVILFGIPNEKDPGAASAYADNGIIQQAVRLIRSQLPEMLVITDVCACEYTDHGHCGIITECGDCPELDNDLSLDLMGRIAVSHARAGAEMVAPSCMLDGQVMAIREALDGEGFSAIPILSYSTKFASALYGPFREAADSGCCQGDRSTYQMDPANRNEAYRESLLDAEEGADILMVKPAGLYLDIIREITALGLPVAAYQVSGEYAMIKAAAANGWIDEEKVVLESLISIKRAGAGLIITYFAEDVARWLHEK, encoded by the coding sequence ATGTTTCCGACGACACGATTGAGAAGACTCAGAGCCCGAAAATTGCAGCCTCTGGTGAGGGAGACGAACCTTACAACAGACGATCTCATCGCCCCGCTCTTCATTGATGAGACGATCCAGCACCCTGCCCCCATCCCCTCGATGCCCGGGCAGTCGAGGCTACCCCTCAGAGACCTCCCGGAGGCGATCAGACGGCTCTCTTCCGCAGGTATCAGGGCGGTGATCCTCTTTGGCATCCCCAACGAGAAGGATCCGGGTGCAGCATCGGCCTATGCAGACAACGGGATCATCCAGCAGGCGGTCCGACTGATCCGATCTCAACTGCCGGAGATGCTCGTCATCACTGATGTCTGTGCATGCGAGTACACCGATCATGGCCATTGCGGGATCATCACGGAGTGCGGAGACTGCCCTGAGCTCGACAATGATCTCTCCCTTGACCTGATGGGACGGATTGCAGTCAGCCATGCACGGGCAGGAGCAGAGATGGTGGCGCCCTCCTGTATGCTGGATGGGCAGGTGATGGCGATTCGGGAGGCTCTTGACGGAGAAGGCTTCTCCGCGATTCCAATCCTCTCGTATTCGACAAAATTTGCGAGCGCGCTCTACGGCCCCTTCAGGGAGGCGGCTGATTCGGGATGCTGCCAGGGCGACCGCTCCACCTACCAGATGGACCCGGCAAACAGAAACGAGGCATACCGGGAGTCGCTCCTTGATGCAGAAGAGGGGGCTGATATCCTGATGGTGAAGCCGGCGGGGCTCTATCTTGATATCATCAGGGAGATCACGGCACTCGGCCTCCCGGTCGCCGCCTACCAGGTGAGCGGGGAGTATGCCATGATCAAGGCAGCTGCCGCTAACGGATGGATCGATGAAGAAAAAGTTGTCCTTGAGTCCCTCATCTCGATCAAGAGAGCGGGGGCGGGCCTGATCATTACATACTTTGCAGAAGATGTCGCACGGTGGTTACATGAGAAGTGA
- the hemA gene encoding glutamyl-tRNA reductase — MSDGLLVPIAIAGLDHQTASQKELEEFRFPDEEEFIRQARSRYKGVLLLQTCNRVEVLVQGDPQDLARFMQSLGRTRFTIHHGLGALRHLLGLASGINSMIVGEDQILGQMRKALLTSTAAGGNSQAIDISINTAIHFGVSVRQTTMINRGSVSIGSAAVKLAEELLGTLKNRHILVIGTGEMGRLVTKALREKDLTAIYVTNRTHERAVELAEEIGGKAITFKELFPVITLSDVVISCTAAPHIVIKRDELADAMAGRRWPLDEKPRPLIIIDIAQPRDTEDALREIPGVHLFTIDDLRSISEENLEARKNEAETIRSLIESELDTFIRRINRAAANDTIAALHTWAEAIRIRERDKAINRIGSADPKVIQVIDDLTRVLTGKILADATMSVRTCAEECDLETAEGIVDAITKGERLCFRRHD; from the coding sequence ATGAGTGACGGCCTCCTCGTCCCGATCGCAATCGCCGGCCTCGATCACCAGACGGCCAGCCAGAAGGAGCTGGAAGAGTTCCGGTTTCCGGATGAGGAGGAGTTCATCAGGCAGGCACGCTCACGATACAAAGGCGTCCTCCTCCTCCAGACCTGCAACCGCGTCGAGGTCCTCGTCCAGGGAGATCCCCAGGACCTCGCCCGTTTCATGCAGAGCCTTGGAAGGACCAGGTTCACCATTCATCATGGCCTTGGCGCACTCCGCCACCTCCTCGGCCTCGCAAGCGGGATCAACTCGATGATCGTCGGTGAGGATCAGATCCTCGGCCAGATGCGAAAAGCCCTCCTCACCTCAACGGCCGCCGGCGGGAACAGCCAGGCGATCGATATCAGCATCAACACGGCGATTCATTTCGGTGTCTCGGTCAGGCAGACGACGATGATCAACAGGGGATCGGTCTCCATCGGTTCTGCCGCCGTCAAGCTGGCAGAAGAGCTCCTCGGCACCCTGAAGAACCGCCATATCCTCGTCATCGGGACCGGAGAGATGGGCCGGCTCGTCACAAAAGCACTCAGGGAGAAGGATCTCACCGCCATCTATGTGACAAACCGGACCCATGAACGGGCAGTTGAGCTGGCAGAAGAGATCGGGGGAAAAGCCATCACCTTCAAAGAGCTCTTCCCGGTCATCACCCTCTCGGATGTTGTCATCTCCTGCACAGCAGCCCCGCATATCGTGATCAAACGGGACGAACTTGCAGATGCGATGGCGGGACGAAGATGGCCGCTTGATGAGAAGCCCAGGCCCCTCATCATCATCGATATTGCACAGCCGCGGGATACCGAAGATGCTCTCCGGGAGATCCCGGGCGTCCACCTCTTCACCATTGATGATCTCCGGTCAATATCTGAAGAGAACCTTGAGGCAAGAAAAAATGAGGCAGAGACAATCCGCTCCCTCATCGAGTCCGAACTCGACACCTTCATCCGGAGGATCAACCGTGCCGCAGCAAATGATACCATTGCAGCACTGCATACATGGGCTGAGGCGATCCGCATCCGTGAGCGGGATAAGGCGATCAACCGTATCGGGTCGGCGGATCCGAAGGTCATCCAGGTCATCGATGACCTGACACGCGTCCTGACAGGGAAGATCCTCGCCGATGCGACGATGTCGGTCAGGACCTGTGCGGAGGAGTGTGATCTCGAGACCGCCGAAGGCATCGTCGATGCGATAACAAAAGGAGAGAGACTATGTTTCCGACGACACGATTGA
- the cobA gene encoding uroporphyrinogen-III C-methyltransferase: MSGIVYLVGSGPGGLGLLTFRAREVIDAAEVILYDQLPGEEILASLPASAEKINCGKFGGAHTLTQDEIESLMVDRAKKGYRVVRLKGGDSFVFGRGGEEMEVLREHNITVEVVPGITSAVAVPECVGIPVTHRTWASQVTFLTGHEDPTKEESAIDWKWLAGSPGTIVILMGVKNLPVITGSLIEHGMAGTKPVAIIERGFRPDQRVTTGTLADITKKAEESGVKPPAIIVIGEVVSLYRDGSEGAWSRDTGSR; encoded by the coding sequence ATGAGCGGAATTGTATATCTTGTTGGTTCGGGGCCCGGCGGCCTTGGGCTTCTGACATTTCGGGCACGCGAGGTGATCGATGCAGCAGAGGTCATCCTCTATGATCAGCTGCCGGGAGAAGAGATTCTGGCCTCATTGCCGGCATCCGCAGAGAAGATCAACTGCGGCAAGTTCGGGGGGGCGCACACCCTCACCCAGGACGAGATCGAGAGCCTGATGGTGGACCGGGCAAAGAAGGGATACCGGGTCGTCCGGCTGAAGGGCGGCGACTCATTCGTCTTCGGCCGTGGAGGGGAGGAGATGGAGGTGCTCAGGGAGCATAACATCACCGTTGAGGTCGTCCCGGGGATCACAAGCGCCGTCGCCGTCCCCGAATGTGTCGGCATCCCGGTCACCCACCGGACATGGGCAAGCCAGGTCACCTTCCTCACCGGGCATGAAGATCCGACCAAGGAGGAGTCGGCCATCGACTGGAAGTGGCTTGCGGGATCACCCGGCACCATCGTCATCCTGATGGGCGTGAAGAATCTCCCGGTGATCACCGGGTCGCTCATTGAACATGGGATGGCAGGGACAAAGCCGGTTGCGATCATCGAACGCGGGTTCCGGCCGGATCAGCGGGTCACCACAGGAACACTTGCAGATATAACAAAGAAGGCGGAAGAATCAGGGGTAAAGCCCCCGGCCATCATCGTCATCGGGGAGGTCGTCTCGCTCTATCGCGACGGGAGCGAGGGGGCGTGGAGCAGGGACACCGGGAGCCGGTGA
- the hemC gene encoding hydroxymethylbilane synthase: MPQLIRIGTRGSALAMRQTEIVSRLLAERGLKTETTIIRTEGDADTTVPLHQVGGQGIFVRALDDAILRGEIDVAVHSMKDIPALRPEGLATPAILPRDPPTDYLAFDTPLDEIANIGTSSTRRRAQLLRHDPDLEIRELRGNIDTRIRKLRDGDYDAIMLAEAGLVRMGMQINGIRLPVTQFVPAPNQGTIAIVCRDDTVLKDALAPLDHPETRMDTMIERAVMEEVGGGCFTPQGIFCRDRYLIAEILSLDGSRSERIERRVDDIDDARFTGRELRDAAADLIREAKTTLGLEKP, encoded by the coding sequence ATGCCTCAACTGATCCGAATCGGGACACGGGGGAGCGCCCTTGCGATGCGCCAGACCGAGATCGTCTCCCGCCTCCTGGCAGAACGAGGTCTCAAAACCGAGACGACGATCATCAGAACCGAAGGAGATGCCGATACGACTGTCCCGCTTCATCAGGTCGGTGGCCAGGGTATCTTTGTCCGGGCACTCGATGATGCGATCCTCCGGGGCGAGATCGATGTCGCCGTCCACAGCATGAAGGATATCCCCGCACTCCGGCCGGAAGGGCTTGCCACCCCGGCCATCCTCCCCCGTGACCCGCCAACGGACTATCTCGCTTTTGATACACCCCTTGATGAGATCGCAAACATCGGGACATCAAGCACGCGGCGGCGGGCCCAGCTCCTGCGGCATGATCCGGATCTCGAGATCCGGGAGCTGCGGGGGAATATCGATACCCGGATCAGAAAACTCAGGGACGGGGACTATGACGCGATCATGCTCGCCGAGGCAGGACTGGTCAGGATGGGGATGCAGATCAATGGTATCCGGCTTCCTGTGACACAGTTCGTTCCAGCACCAAACCAGGGAACCATCGCCATCGTCTGCAGGGATGATACCGTTTTGAAGGACGCACTTGCACCCCTCGACCATCCGGAGACACGCATGGATACGATGATCGAACGGGCGGTTATGGAGGAGGTGGGAGGTGGCTGCTTCACCCCCCAGGGGATCTTCTGCCGGGATCGCTACCTCATCGCTGAGATCCTCTCCCTTGACGGATCGAGATCCGAGCGGATTGAACGGAGAGTTGATGATATTGACGATGCACGCTTCACCGGCCGTGAGCTGAGGGATGCCGCAGCCGACCTGATACGTGAGGCAAAGACGACACTAGGACTGGAGAAACCATGA
- a CDS encoding precorrin-2 dehydrogenase/sirohydrochlorin ferrochelatase family protein, giving the protein MIPLIIDCTDKKVIIFGGGTVATRKARYFAGEADVSVISRSFSDPITDLPITQIEADISRMHDDEIRAYLRGAFLTIAATSSKAINDRIGGIAAEEGCLFNNADGRAGDVMIPSMVRGENLIIGFATSGGSPVVARLLRERFEAIAPETDAMIDLQRTLREALKKTDLPEEERRRRLREAAEDPEITLGLTRARDETIRSALLRYAHE; this is encoded by the coding sequence ATGATCCCCCTGATCATCGATTGTACAGATAAGAAAGTCATCATCTTCGGCGGAGGTACGGTTGCCACACGAAAAGCCCGGTACTTCGCCGGAGAGGCGGACGTCTCGGTGATCAGCCGGAGCTTCTCAGATCCGATCACCGACCTTCCGATTACGCAGATAGAGGCAGACATCTCCCGGATGCATGATGACGAGATCAGAGCATACCTCAGGGGTGCGTTTCTCACGATAGCAGCAACCTCCAGCAAGGCGATCAATGACCGGATCGGGGGGATCGCAGCAGAGGAGGGGTGCCTCTTCAACAATGCCGACGGCAGGGCCGGCGATGTCATGATCCCCTCGATGGTCCGTGGCGAGAACCTCATCATCGGATTCGCCACATCAGGGGGAAGCCCTGTTGTTGCACGGCTCCTCAGGGAACGGTTTGAAGCAATTGCACCGGAGACGGATGCAATGATCGATCTTCAGCGCACCCTGCGCGAGGCATTGAAGAAGACCGATCTCCCGGAGGAGGAGCGGCGGCGGAGGCTCAGGGAGGCAGCGGAGGACCCGGAGATCACCCTGGGGCTTACCAGAGCCAGGGACGAGACGATCCGATCTGCACTTCTGAGGTATGCCCATGAGTGA
- the hemL gene encoding glutamate-1-semialdehyde 2,1-aminomutase, which translates to MRSDELFSRAVSLLPGGVSSPVRAIKPYPFYTDAGKGSRISTCDGDELIDCCLGYGPLILGHAHNQVADAIRSQLEKGWLYGTPTELEILMAERLIRDHRGIEMVRCVSSGAEATMAAIRLARGYTGRKKILKIEGGFHGAHDSVLIKAGSGATTLGIPDSAGVPPAVAELTGQVPYNDAEALATILSEDTDIAAFIIEPVMGNVGTILPEKEYLKEVRAITEEHDVLLIFDEVITGYRLGIGGAQEQYGVTPDLTTLGKIIGGGLPIGAFGGKREIMEMIAPAGPVYQAGTFNGNPLSLAAGIATIDLLRGDPAFYTRLDEQARVIEESIPGTADGSFVRTGSMFTYFFRNAPPENYTEAKESDTTRFGAFWKKSLASGIFFPPAQFESCFISSTHTDEDISSIAGAFSSCLN; encoded by the coding sequence ATGAGAAGTGATGAGTTATTCAGTCGAGCAGTATCCCTCCTCCCCGGAGGCGTCAGCAGCCCGGTCAGGGCGATTAAGCCATACCCCTTCTATACAGACGCAGGGAAAGGGTCCCGTATCAGCACATGCGATGGGGATGAACTCATCGACTGCTGCCTCGGGTACGGTCCGCTCATCCTCGGCCATGCACATAACCAGGTGGCAGACGCCATACGAAGCCAGCTTGAGAAGGGATGGCTCTATGGAACACCGACCGAGCTTGAGATCCTGATGGCCGAGCGGCTCATCCGGGATCACAGGGGTATTGAGATGGTGCGGTGCGTCTCAAGCGGTGCAGAGGCGACGATGGCAGCGATCCGGCTCGCCCGTGGCTATACAGGCAGGAAGAAGATCCTCAAGATCGAAGGGGGATTTCACGGCGCCCATGACAGCGTCCTGATCAAGGCGGGATCAGGCGCGACGACGCTTGGGATCCCTGACTCGGCAGGAGTTCCCCCGGCTGTCGCTGAGCTGACCGGGCAGGTCCCGTACAATGACGCTGAGGCACTTGCGACCATACTGAGTGAAGACACGGATATCGCCGCATTCATCATCGAACCGGTGATGGGCAATGTCGGGACGATCCTCCCGGAGAAGGAGTACCTGAAGGAGGTGCGGGCGATCACCGAAGAGCATGACGTCCTGCTCATCTTCGACGAGGTGATCACCGGGTATCGCCTCGGCATTGGTGGTGCACAGGAACAGTATGGAGTGACACCAGATCTCACCACACTCGGGAAGATCATCGGCGGCGGCCTCCCGATTGGTGCATTCGGCGGAAAGAGGGAGATCATGGAGATGATCGCCCCGGCAGGCCCGGTCTACCAGGCAGGCACCTTCAATGGAAACCCGCTCTCCCTTGCAGCAGGCATTGCCACCATCGACCTGCTGAGAGGCGACCCGGCATTCTACACCCGGCTTGACGAACAGGCACGGGTCATTGAAGAGAGCATTCCAGGAACCGCAGACGGCTCATTTGTCAGGACCGGATCCATGTTCACCTACTTCTTCAGGAATGCCCCGCCAGAGAACTATACCGAGGCAAAGGAGAGCGATACCACCCGATTTGGAGCCTTCTGGAAAAAGTCACTCGCATCGGGCATCTTCTTCCCGCCTGCGCAGTTTGAATCCTGTTTCATATCATCGACCCATACGGACGAGGATATCAGCAGTATTGCCGGGGCCTTCTCCTCATGCCTCAACTGA